The Microbacterium sp. Nx66 genome contains a region encoding:
- the dusB gene encoding tRNA dihydrouridine synthase DusB has product MTVATAPARPLRIGPIDLDVPVVLAPMAGITNTAFRRLCREYGAGLYVSEMITSRALVERNETTMRLIRHHESETPRSIQLYGVDPKTIAEAVRIIVAEDHADHIDLNFGCPVPKVTRKGGGAALPWKSKLFADIVDQAVKAAGDIPLTVKMRKGIDRDHLTFLDAGRAAEDAGAAAVALHARTASEFYSGHADWSAIGELKQAVTSIPVLGNGDIWSAEDAVRMMAETDCDGVVVGRGCLGRPWLFGQLALAFGGEGKTVDATLGFVADAFRRHAELLVEFFEDEDRGCRDIRKHVSWYFKGYPVGGDIRTGLATASSLQEIDDLLGRLDRAAPYPGADAEGQRGRAGHPKRTALPEKWLESRELASSASEMMRGAEIENSGG; this is encoded by the coding sequence ATGACTGTCGCCACCGCCCCCGCCCGCCCGCTCCGCATCGGCCCGATCGACCTCGACGTGCCGGTCGTCCTCGCGCCGATGGCCGGGATCACGAACACGGCGTTCCGGCGCCTGTGCCGGGAGTACGGGGCCGGCCTGTACGTCAGCGAGATGATCACGTCGCGCGCCCTCGTCGAGCGCAACGAGACCACCATGCGGCTGATCCGGCACCACGAGTCGGAGACGCCGCGCTCGATCCAGCTCTACGGCGTCGACCCGAAGACCATCGCCGAGGCCGTCCGCATCATCGTCGCGGAAGACCACGCCGACCACATCGACCTCAACTTCGGCTGCCCGGTCCCCAAGGTGACCAGGAAGGGCGGCGGGGCGGCCCTGCCGTGGAAGTCGAAGCTCTTCGCGGACATCGTCGATCAGGCGGTGAAGGCCGCCGGCGACATCCCGCTCACGGTGAAGATGCGCAAGGGCATCGACCGCGACCACCTCACCTTCCTCGACGCCGGCCGCGCCGCAGAGGATGCCGGGGCCGCAGCCGTCGCCCTGCACGCGCGCACCGCGAGCGAGTTCTACTCCGGACACGCCGACTGGAGTGCGATCGGCGAGCTCAAGCAGGCGGTGACCAGCATCCCCGTGCTCGGCAACGGCGACATCTGGTCGGCCGAGGACGCCGTGCGGATGATGGCGGAGACCGACTGCGACGGCGTGGTCGTCGGCCGCGGATGCCTCGGACGGCCGTGGCTGTTCGGGCAGCTCGCCCTCGCCTTCGGCGGAGAGGGCAAGACGGTCGATGCGACCCTCGGCTTCGTCGCCGACGCCTTCCGCCGGCACGCGGAGCTGCTCGTCGAGTTCTTCGAGGACGAGGACCGCGGCTGCCGCGACATCCGCAAGCACGTCTCCTGGTACTTCAAGGGCTACCCGGTCGGCGGCGACATCCGGACGGGGCTGGCGACTGCGTCGAGCCTGCAGGAGATCGACGACCTCCTCGGACGGCTCGACCGTGCGGCACCGTACCCTGGTGCGGACGCCGAAGGGCAGCGCGGACGCGCGGGGCACCCGAAGAGGACCGCTCTTCCGGAGAAGTGGCTGGAGTCGCGCGAGCTCGCCTCGTCGGCCTCGGAGATGATGCGTGGAGCGGAGATCGAGAACAGTGGCGGATGA
- a CDS encoding glutathione peroxidase, with protein sequence MTDSALRSIPFTDAQGQEKTLDDLGADVVLVVNVASKCGLTPQYEQLEELQRRFGDRGFTVVGFPCNQFFGQEPGSVDEILEFCSTTYGVSFPVNDKVKVNGKNAAELYKALKETPDAGGKAGRVEWNFEKFLVLPDGDVLRFRPKQKPDAPEIVEAIEAALPR encoded by the coding sequence ATGACCGATTCCGCGCTCCGTTCCATCCCCTTCACCGACGCCCAGGGGCAGGAGAAGACTCTGGACGATCTGGGTGCCGATGTGGTGCTCGTGGTGAACGTGGCCTCCAAGTGCGGCCTCACCCCGCAGTACGAGCAGCTGGAGGAGCTGCAGCGCCGATTCGGCGACCGCGGCTTCACGGTGGTGGGGTTCCCCTGCAACCAGTTCTTCGGTCAGGAGCCCGGTTCGGTCGACGAGATCCTCGAGTTCTGCTCCACGACCTACGGCGTCTCCTTCCCGGTGAACGACAAGGTCAAGGTCAACGGCAAGAACGCCGCGGAGCTCTACAAGGCACTCAAGGAGACGCCGGACGCGGGTGGCAAGGCCGGCCGCGTCGAGTGGAACTTCGAGAAGTTCCTCGTGCTGCCGGACGGCGACGTGCTGCGCTTCCGTCCCAAGCAGAAGCCCGATGCGCCGGAGATCGTCGAGGCGATCGAGGCCGCTCTCCCCCGCTGA
- a CDS encoding metallophosphoesterase family protein — translation MPDRLPISRRTVLTAGALGALGTTLPLGTAPAAAATVPASPGTGQRRNLRFRADGTFKVVQFNDTQDDELTDRRTVELMEKVLDQEKPDFVVINGDVITGGCETRLAVKQAINNVVMPMESRRIPWAVTYGNHDEDSLPQSGVDEAGMLKIYRSYEYNVNAENTRGVTGTSNTIVTIGSAAKKNREAFALWLMDSGRYAPDAIDGQDFAGYPAWDWLRMDQVAWYREQSQRLEQRRGRKVPGLMFLHIALWEHRFMWWGGVDTRTAADAARGKARHGIVGERNEDECPGPFNSGMFNAILERGDVKGVFVGHDHINDYVGDYYGVMLGYAPGTGFGAYGLSGAERNRMRGGRVFELKETGEDVAITTRVVYARDLGIDLTANDQPMKPLPLGPRQQRI, via the coding sequence ATGCCCGACCGACTGCCGATCAGCCGGCGAACCGTCCTCACCGCGGGAGCACTCGGTGCACTCGGCACCACCCTCCCCCTCGGCACCGCGCCCGCCGCAGCGGCGACGGTTCCCGCCTCGCCCGGCACCGGACAGCGGCGGAACCTGCGGTTCCGCGCCGACGGCACCTTCAAGGTCGTGCAGTTCAACGACACGCAGGACGACGAGCTCACCGACCGCCGCACCGTCGAGCTGATGGAGAAGGTGCTCGACCAGGAGAAGCCGGACTTCGTGGTCATCAACGGCGACGTGATCACCGGCGGGTGCGAGACGCGGCTGGCCGTGAAGCAGGCGATCAACAACGTCGTCATGCCGATGGAGTCCCGCCGCATCCCATGGGCGGTGACCTATGGCAACCACGACGAGGACTCGCTGCCGCAGTCCGGTGTCGATGAAGCGGGGATGCTGAAGATCTACCGCTCGTACGAGTACAACGTGAACGCCGAGAACACCCGCGGCGTGACGGGCACGAGCAACACGATCGTCACGATCGGCTCCGCTGCGAAGAAGAACCGGGAGGCGTTCGCGCTCTGGCTGATGGACTCGGGCCGATACGCGCCGGATGCCATCGACGGCCAGGACTTCGCCGGCTACCCCGCGTGGGATTGGCTGCGCATGGACCAGGTGGCGTGGTACCGCGAGCAGTCACAGCGTCTGGAGCAGCGCCGCGGCCGCAAGGTCCCCGGGCTCATGTTCCTGCACATCGCGCTGTGGGAGCACCGCTTCATGTGGTGGGGTGGCGTCGACACCCGCACGGCGGCCGACGCCGCGCGCGGCAAGGCCCGTCACGGCATCGTCGGGGAGCGCAACGAGGACGAATGCCCCGGTCCGTTCAACTCGGGGATGTTCAACGCGATCCTCGAGCGCGGCGACGTGAAGGGCGTGTTCGTCGGACACGATCACATCAACGACTACGTCGGCGACTACTACGGCGTGATGCTCGGATACGCCCCGGGAACCGGCTTCGGCGCGTACGGCCTCTCCGGCGCCGAGCGCAACCGCATGCGTGGGGGCCGGGTCTTCGAGCTGAAGGAGACCGGCGAGGACGTCGCGATCACCACAAGGGTCGTCTACGCCAGGGACCTGGGCATCGACCTGACCGCGAACGATCAGCCGATGAAGCCGCTGCCCCTCGGCCCCCGCCAGCAGCGCATCTGA
- a CDS encoding DsbA family oxidoreductase, with protein sequence MTEPISIDIWSDIACPWCYIGKRNLEKGLEAVAADEDAPQVTVTFHSFELSPDTPVDFDGDEIDFLSGHKGMPRTQVEQMLANVTNVAANAGLQYRFDLLQHTNTVKAHELLHFAKAEGRQHEMEERLMSAYFTEGKHVGRIDDLVALAAEVGLDADRARAALESEQYLADVRQDQAQARAYGIQGVPFFVVDGQYGISGAQPPAAFENVIRDLWAQRSAAVEA encoded by the coding sequence GTGACTGAACCCATTTCCATCGACATCTGGTCCGACATCGCCTGCCCCTGGTGCTACATCGGCAAGCGCAACCTCGAGAAGGGTCTCGAAGCCGTCGCGGCCGATGAGGATGCTCCGCAGGTCACCGTCACCTTCCACTCGTTCGAGCTCTCGCCCGACACCCCCGTCGACTTCGACGGCGACGAGATCGACTTCCTCTCCGGTCACAAGGGCATGCCGCGCACGCAGGTCGAGCAGATGCTGGCCAACGTCACGAACGTCGCCGCGAACGCGGGCCTGCAGTACCGGTTCGACCTGCTGCAGCACACGAACACCGTGAAGGCGCACGAGCTGCTGCACTTCGCGAAGGCCGAGGGGCGCCAGCACGAGATGGAGGAGCGGCTCATGTCCGCGTACTTCACCGAGGGCAAGCATGTGGGGCGCATCGACGACCTCGTGGCCCTCGCGGCCGAGGTCGGCCTCGATGCCGATCGCGCCCGCGCCGCGCTCGAGAGCGAGCAGTACCTCGCCGATGTCCGCCAGGACCAGGCGCAGGCTCGCGCGTACGGGATCCAGGGCGTGCCGTTCTTCGTGGTCGACGGTCAGTACGGCATCAGCGGCGCGCAGCCGCCTGCGGCGTTCGAGAACGTCATCCGCGACCTCTGGGCGCAGCGGAGCGCTGCCGTCGAGGCCTGA
- a CDS encoding AAA family ATPase: protein MLSADDPLPFRPERVLVAGVTGSGKTTLSRRLAALWELRHVEIDGLFHGPEWTPRAEFLDDVRAFAADERWVTEWQYTSKGTDEILTPRAQLAVWLDYPYRVVRSRLLRRTLSRSILRTRMWNGNVEKPIWRMLGSTPEESILAWQTATLHKWTERFPQVQERFPHLTIVRLTHPRETERWLRAQADVGVSTAPPKRRSRER from the coding sequence ATGCTCTCCGCCGATGATCCGCTTCCCTTCCGGCCCGAGCGCGTGCTCGTCGCCGGTGTCACCGGCTCGGGGAAGACGACACTCTCCCGGCGACTCGCCGCGCTCTGGGAGCTGCGGCACGTGGAGATCGACGGCCTGTTCCACGGTCCGGAGTGGACCCCGCGGGCGGAGTTCCTCGACGACGTGCGCGCCTTCGCGGCGGACGAGCGCTGGGTGACCGAGTGGCAGTACACGAGCAAGGGCACCGACGAGATCCTGACTCCGAGGGCGCAGCTCGCGGTCTGGCTCGACTACCCGTACCGCGTGGTGCGGTCGCGTCTGCTCCGACGCACCCTCAGCCGCAGCATCCTCCGCACCCGGATGTGGAACGGGAACGTCGAGAAGCCGATCTGGCGGATGCTGGGGAGCACGCCGGAGGAGAGCATCCTGGCGTGGCAGACCGCGACGCTCCACAAATGGACCGAGCGCTTCCCCCAGGTGCAGGAGCGCTTCCCGCATCTCACGATCGTGCGGCTGACGCATCCGCGCGAGACGGAGCGCTGGCTGCGGGCTCAGGCCGACGTCGGGGTGTCCACCGCGCCGCCGAAGCGACGGTCGCGGGAGAGGTAG
- a CDS encoding isoprenyl transferase, translating into MSPKPYTHKDAVPYRPIDWTGVYPPAFPAVPEHVAIVMDGNGRWANRRGLNRIEGHKAGEEVLLDVVAGAIQAGVKHLSVYAFSTENWARSPEEVRFLMGYNRDVLHRRRDQLNEWGVQVRWAGRKPRLWGSVIKELQYAEQLTRDNDVLTLTMCVNYGGRIELVDAMRAIAADVAAGRVKPNAISEKMIRRHLYVPDMPDVDLFLRSSGEQRTSNFLLWQSAYAEMVFLDTLWPDFSREELWRAIGVYLSRDRRFGGAVDTPTSA; encoded by the coding sequence GTGAGCCCGAAGCCCTACACGCACAAGGACGCGGTGCCCTACCGGCCGATCGACTGGACGGGCGTGTATCCGCCCGCGTTCCCCGCCGTCCCGGAGCACGTCGCCATCGTCATGGACGGCAACGGCCGCTGGGCGAACCGCCGGGGGCTCAACCGCATCGAGGGGCACAAGGCAGGGGAGGAGGTGCTGCTGGACGTCGTCGCCGGCGCGATCCAGGCCGGCGTGAAGCACCTCTCCGTCTATGCGTTCTCCACCGAGAACTGGGCTCGTTCGCCGGAGGAGGTCCGCTTCCTCATGGGCTACAACCGCGATGTGCTGCACCGCCGTCGCGATCAGCTCAACGAGTGGGGCGTGCAGGTCCGGTGGGCCGGGCGCAAGCCGCGCCTGTGGGGCAGCGTCATCAAGGAGCTGCAGTATGCCGAGCAGCTCACCCGCGACAACGACGTGCTCACCCTCACCATGTGCGTCAACTACGGCGGACGGATCGAGCTCGTCGACGCGATGCGGGCGATCGCGGCCGATGTCGCGGCCGGGCGGGTGAAGCCGAACGCGATCAGCGAGAAGATGATCCGCCGGCACCTGTACGTGCCGGACATGCCGGACGTGGACCTGTTCCTGCGCAGCTCGGGGGAGCAGCGCACCTCGAACTTCCTGCTGTGGCAGTCGGCCTACGCCGAGATGGTGTTCCTCGACACGCTGTGGCCGGACTTCTCCCGCGAGGAGCTCTGGCGTGCGATCGGGGTCTACCTCTCCCGCGACCGTCGCTTCGGCGGCGCGGTGGACACCCCGACGTCGGCCTGA
- the recO gene encoding DNA repair protein RecO, translating into MPTYRDEAVILRTHKLGEADRIVTMLSRRHGKVRAVAKGVRRTSSKFGSRLEPFMVADVQLYEGRSLDIVQQAESLGAYGTDIAAHYDRFTAANAMVETADRLSDAEATPEQYLLLVGGLRALSRGEHAPRSILDSYLLRVMSLSGWAPSLEDCARCGAPGPHSVFVAQLGGLVCRADAPAGSPRIAEKTLTLLRALIRGDWDLIDAAPHADTAAASGLVAAYAQWHLERGIRSLAHVSSTPGEGAR; encoded by the coding sequence GTGCCCACCTACCGAGACGAAGCGGTGATCCTGCGCACCCACAAACTGGGGGAGGCGGATCGCATCGTCACGATGCTGTCCCGGCGGCACGGGAAGGTGCGCGCGGTCGCGAAGGGTGTGCGTCGCACCTCGTCGAAGTTCGGCTCCCGCCTCGAGCCGTTCATGGTCGCGGATGTGCAGCTCTACGAAGGCCGCTCGCTCGACATCGTGCAGCAGGCCGAGTCGCTCGGGGCTTATGGCACGGACATCGCCGCCCATTACGACCGGTTCACCGCCGCGAACGCCATGGTCGAGACGGCGGATCGGCTCAGCGACGCCGAGGCCACCCCGGAGCAGTACCTCCTGCTCGTCGGCGGGCTGCGGGCGCTGTCCCGCGGCGAGCACGCCCCGCGCAGCATCCTCGACTCGTACCTGCTGCGGGTCATGTCCCTCTCCGGGTGGGCGCCGTCCCTCGAGGACTGCGCGCGCTGTGGAGCCCCGGGGCCGCACTCCGTCTTCGTCGCGCAGCTCGGCGGCCTGGTCTGCCGTGCCGACGCGCCCGCCGGGAGCCCCCGGATCGCCGAGAAGACCCTGACGCTGCTGCGCGCGCTGATCCGCGGGGACTGGGACCTCATCGACGCCGCCCCGCACGCCGACACGGCGGCTGCATCCGGCCTCGTCGCGGCGTATGCCCAGTGGCACCTGGAGCGCGGCATCCGCTCGCTCGCGCACGTCTCGTCCACCCCCGGAGAAGGAGCACGGTGA
- a CDS encoding trimeric intracellular cation channel family protein: MTEPLFTIPLWADLLGVGLGGVQGAMFAAGFQGQRRLDWLGVAIIGIMIGMGGGLIRDILLGQTPATLQNQWYLVTAAGAALLGMLLAGLFTRLNTAIVVLDAVVIGMFGAFGTSKALAFGIPEVPAVFIGVCAAVGGSVLRDMLMGLPTAIMHVGSLYAVAAAAGCTFIVAANAVGMPIPLAAVIGIVVTAVIRILAVTFDVSLPEQRRLYRRKVAAETGAIAIVKPQD; this comes from the coding sequence GTGACCGAACCGCTCTTCACCATTCCGCTGTGGGCGGACCTCCTCGGCGTCGGCCTCGGCGGAGTGCAGGGCGCGATGTTCGCCGCCGGGTTCCAAGGACAGCGTCGGCTCGACTGGCTGGGCGTCGCGATCATCGGGATCATGATCGGCATGGGTGGCGGTCTCATCCGCGACATCCTGCTCGGGCAGACTCCCGCGACGCTGCAGAACCAGTGGTACCTGGTCACGGCCGCGGGTGCCGCGCTGCTCGGCATGCTCCTGGCCGGACTCTTCACGCGACTCAACACCGCGATCGTCGTGCTCGACGCCGTGGTGATCGGCATGTTCGGCGCCTTCGGAACGAGCAAGGCCCTCGCCTTCGGCATTCCCGAAGTACCCGCGGTCTTCATCGGCGTGTGCGCCGCGGTCGGCGGGAGCGTCCTCCGCGACATGCTCATGGGGCTGCCGACCGCCATCATGCACGTCGGCTCCCTGTACGCGGTGGCCGCCGCGGCCGGCTGCACGTTCATCGTCGCCGCGAACGCGGTCGGCATGCCGATCCCGCTCGCGGCGGTCATCGGCATCGTCGTGACGGCTGTGATCCGCATCCTCGCCGTGACGTTCGACGTCTCGCTTCCGGAGCAGCGCCGTCTGTACCGCCGCAAGGTCGCCGCGGAGACCGGCGCCATCGCGATCGTGAAGCCCCAGGACTGA
- a CDS encoding TetR/AcrR family transcriptional regulator, which produces MTRNLVDLLWRHSPAAPVARQRGPKARHSTDDVVDRAVALADAEGLGAVTIRSLAQWLELTPMSIYTHVNSRADLLVLMTDAMHARMPTEPAQASGWRAEVRAVAEDNLRLLRAHPWLIDIHDPRVALGPGTIAKYDRELHAFDGLGLTAVDRDAALSFVLDFTLSAAARMREEESADSFAASWAEAAPRLAAYLGDGMPLARSVGQAAGESMGAPYDARAAWDFGLARVIDGLAGT; this is translated from the coding sequence ATGACCAGGAATCTCGTCGATCTGCTCTGGCGGCACAGCCCCGCGGCTCCCGTGGCTCGGCAGCGCGGTCCGAAGGCGCGCCACTCGACGGATGACGTCGTGGATCGTGCCGTGGCGCTGGCTGACGCCGAGGGCCTCGGCGCGGTGACGATCCGGTCTCTCGCGCAGTGGCTCGAGCTGACTCCGATGTCGATCTACACGCATGTCAACAGCCGCGCCGACCTGCTCGTCCTGATGACGGATGCGATGCACGCCAGGATGCCCACCGAGCCTGCGCAGGCGTCCGGGTGGCGCGCGGAGGTCCGGGCGGTCGCCGAGGACAACCTGCGCCTCCTCCGGGCTCACCCCTGGCTCATCGACATCCACGACCCGCGGGTCGCGCTCGGCCCTGGAACCATCGCCAAGTACGACCGGGAACTTCACGCCTTCGACGGCCTCGGCCTCACCGCCGTGGATCGTGATGCGGCGCTGAGCTTCGTGCTCGACTTCACTCTCTCCGCGGCAGCACGCATGCGGGAGGAGGAGAGCGCGGATTCGTTCGCGGCCTCGTGGGCAGAGGCCGCACCGCGTCTGGCGGCCTATCTCGGTGACGGGATGCCGCTCGCCCGGTCAGTGGGTCAGGCTGCCGGGGAGTCGATGGGCGCCCCCTACGACGCTCGAGCCGCCTGGGACTTCGGTCTCGCGCGCGTGATCGACGGGCTCGCAGGCACCTGA
- a CDS encoding VOC family protein, with protein sequence MNITQTALSLNVPDVAASAAFAMTHFGFEEAMSAEGFVSLQHPGPVPNVIFLETGLPTFRPEEIAGSAGQGTLIVFVVDEIDREFARIAAAGARVVTAPETEPWGERYCQFADPNGLIWQLVQWMD encoded by the coding sequence GTGAACATCACTCAGACCGCCCTCTCGCTCAACGTCCCCGACGTGGCGGCCTCCGCCGCCTTCGCCATGACGCATTTCGGCTTCGAGGAGGCGATGTCCGCGGAGGGCTTCGTCTCGTTGCAGCACCCGGGACCCGTCCCGAACGTCATCTTCCTCGAGACCGGGCTCCCGACGTTCCGTCCGGAGGAGATCGCCGGATCCGCCGGTCAAGGCACCCTGATCGTCTTCGTCGTCGACGAGATCGACCGGGAGTTCGCCCGCATCGCCGCCGCGGGTGCGCGGGTGGTCACCGCTCCCGAGACCGAGCCATGGGGCGAACGCTACTGCCAGTTCGCCGATCCCAACGGCCTCATCTGGCAGCTGGTGCAGTGGATGGACTGA
- the leuA gene encoding 2-isopropylmalate synthase, with product MQNTQRPSAMPIHKYRPFHEQITVHLPDRTWPDARITEAPRWCAVDLRDGNQALIDPMSPERKRVMFELLVSMGYKEIEVGFPSASQTDFDFVRQLIEENVIPDDVTIQVLTQAREHLIARTYEAIAGAKQAIVHLYNSTSVLQREVVFRTDKQGIIDIALEGARLCRRFEKTIPDTQVYYEYSPESYTGTELEFAVDVCNQVIEIFEPTPDRKVIINLPATVEMATPNIYADSIEWMSRHLAHRENVILSLHPHNDRGTAIAAAELGYMAGADRIEGCLFGNGERTGNVDLVALGINMFTQGIDPQIDFSDIDQVKRTVEYCNQLPVPERSPWAGDLVFTAFSGSHQDAIKKGFEAMAAKAEAQGVTVDEIEWAVPYLPVDPKDLGRSYEAVIRVNSQSGKGGVAYLLKSDHAIDLPRKLQIEFSGVVQAKTDAEGGEVTSEQIWSIFTDEYLPAADTEAKWGRFELLATQTRSDMSGDVVLDVVLRDDDQEVSVSGNGNGPVAAFVEVLRGQGFDITVYDYVEHALSAGGDAQAAAYVELQVGDQRLWGVGIDGDISTASLKAIVSGVNRSIRSRQQELAAV from the coding sequence ATGCAGAACACTCAGCGCCCGTCCGCGATGCCGATCCACAAGTACCGGCCGTTCCACGAGCAGATCACCGTCCACCTGCCTGATCGCACGTGGCCCGACGCCCGCATCACCGAGGCCCCCCGCTGGTGCGCGGTCGACCTCCGCGACGGCAACCAGGCCCTCATCGACCCGATGTCACCCGAGCGCAAGCGCGTCATGTTCGAGCTGCTCGTGAGCATGGGCTACAAGGAGATCGAGGTCGGCTTCCCGTCGGCGAGCCAGACCGACTTCGACTTCGTGCGCCAGCTCATCGAGGAGAACGTCATCCCGGACGACGTCACGATCCAGGTCCTGACGCAGGCGCGCGAGCACCTGATCGCTCGCACCTACGAGGCGATCGCGGGAGCCAAGCAGGCCATCGTGCACCTCTACAACTCCACGAGCGTGTTGCAGCGCGAGGTGGTCTTCCGCACCGACAAGCAGGGCATCATCGACATCGCGCTCGAGGGCGCTCGGCTGTGCCGCCGGTTCGAGAAGACCATCCCCGACACGCAGGTGTACTACGAGTACTCCCCGGAGAGCTACACCGGCACCGAGCTGGAGTTCGCGGTCGACGTCTGCAACCAGGTCATCGAGATCTTCGAGCCCACGCCGGACCGCAAGGTGATCATCAACCTCCCCGCGACGGTGGAGATGGCGACGCCGAACATCTACGCCGACTCGATCGAGTGGATGAGCCGTCACCTCGCCCACCGCGAGAACGTCATCCTGTCGCTGCACCCGCACAACGACCGCGGCACCGCGATCGCCGCGGCGGAGCTGGGCTACATGGCCGGCGCCGACCGTATCGAGGGCTGCCTATTCGGCAACGGCGAGCGCACCGGCAACGTCGACCTCGTCGCGCTGGGCATCAACATGTTCACTCAGGGCATCGACCCGCAGATCGACTTCAGCGACATCGATCAGGTCAAGCGGACGGTCGAGTACTGCAACCAGCTGCCGGTGCCGGAGCGCAGCCCGTGGGCCGGCGACCTCGTCTTCACCGCGTTCAGCGGTTCGCACCAGGACGCCATCAAGAAGGGCTTCGAGGCCATGGCCGCCAAGGCCGAGGCGCAGGGCGTGACGGTCGACGAGATCGAGTGGGCCGTGCCGTACCTGCCCGTCGACCCGAAGGACCTCGGCCGCTCGTACGAGGCCGTCATCCGCGTGAACTCCCAGTCGGGCAAGGGCGGGGTCGCGTACCTGCTCAAGTCCGATCACGCGATCGACCTGCCGCGCAAGCTCCAGATCGAGTTCTCCGGGGTCGTGCAGGCCAAGACGGATGCCGAGGGCGGAGAGGTCACCAGCGAGCAGATCTGGTCGATCTTCACGGACGAATACCTGCCCGCCGCCGACACCGAGGCCAAGTGGGGGCGGTTCGAGCTGCTCGCCACGCAGACCAGGAGCGACATGTCCGGTGACGTGGTGCTCGATGTCGTGCTGCGGGACGACGACCAGGAGGTCTCCGTCTCCGGCAACGGCAACGGTCCGGTCGCGGCGTTCGTCGAGGTGCTCCGGGGTCAGGGGTTCGACATCACGGTCTATGACTACGTCGAGCACGCTCTCAGCGCCGGCGGCGACGCGCAGGCCGCGGCCTACGTCGAGCTGCAGGTCGGCGACCAGCGCCTGTGGGGAGTCGGCATCGACGGCGACATCTCGACCGCGTCGCTCAAGGCGATCGTGTCCGGCGTGAACCGCTCGATCCGCAGCCGTCAGCAGGAGCTGGCCGCCGTCTGA
- a CDS encoding quinone oxidoreductase family protein encodes MATHWVATAAGSPESWEFEEYEPAAPGKGEVTIRVRAAGVNPADAKHVAAPRPGLEFPVPVGYEVSGELAAIGPATRIGSGEAEVGDEVVAFRVRGGYATEVTVPAAKVFAKPSTLTHPEAANLLLVGTTAAEMLAVTGASPGETVLLHGASGAVGVSVLQQARLRNVRVIGTASPERFDEVRRFGGVPVAYGRGLADRVRALADGPIAAALDAVGTDEAIDVSLALVSDRRRIVTIANFARASADGFLAIAGSMPDSARFRDEVRSELVALAQNGDLVVPLARTFPLTEAPAAHRLLATGHPGGKLALVTDA; translated from the coding sequence ATGGCGACGCACTGGGTGGCGACGGCGGCGGGGTCTCCCGAGTCGTGGGAGTTCGAGGAGTACGAGCCCGCAGCGCCGGGAAAGGGCGAGGTCACGATCCGCGTCCGGGCCGCCGGTGTGAATCCGGCCGACGCGAAGCATGTCGCGGCCCCCCGACCGGGGCTCGAGTTCCCCGTGCCCGTCGGATACGAGGTCTCGGGTGAACTCGCGGCGATCGGCCCTGCGACCCGCATCGGTTCCGGTGAGGCCGAGGTCGGCGATGAGGTCGTGGCGTTCCGCGTGCGGGGCGGTTACGCGACCGAGGTTACGGTGCCCGCGGCGAAGGTGTTCGCGAAGCCGTCCACGCTCACCCACCCGGAAGCGGCCAACCTTCTGCTCGTCGGCACGACGGCCGCGGAGATGCTCGCCGTCACCGGGGCGTCGCCGGGGGAGACGGTTTTGCTGCACGGGGCGTCGGGCGCGGTCGGTGTCAGCGTGCTGCAGCAGGCGCGGCTCCGGAACGTCCGGGTCATCGGCACCGCCAGCCCCGAACGCTTCGACGAGGTGCGGCGTTTCGGCGGGGTCCCGGTGGCCTACGGACGGGGCCTCGCTGATCGGGTACGAGCGCTGGCCGACGGACCGATCGCCGCGGCTCTGGATGCGGTGGGCACCGACGAGGCGATCGACGTGTCCCTCGCCCTGGTGTCCGATCGCCGCCGCATCGTCACGATCGCGAACTTCGCGCGGGCATCGGCCGACGGGTTCCTCGCGATCGCGGGGTCGATGCCGGACAGTGCACGATTCCGCGACGAGGTGCGCAGCGAACTCGTCGCCCTGGCGCAGAACGGCGACCTGGTGGTTCCGCTCGCGCGCACGTTCCCGCTCACCGAGGCGCCGGCCGCGCACCGGCTCCTCGCCACAGGGCACCCGGGCGGCAAGCTCGCGCTGGTCACCGACGCCTAG